In the Primulina eburnea isolate SZY01 chromosome 15, ASM2296580v1, whole genome shotgun sequence genome, AGGGGTCTGGTTTTTGAGGTTTTAGGGCCTTTTAAATGTATAATAAgtgtggtaaaaagttgggaataatttggttaagtttcgagtcgattcagCTTAAAACTGACCGGGGTCctagttttaaaacaaatcggTTAAGTTATAAAATAAACTCGAGTTTCCGTCTAtgaatgtttttaaaaaaaaatttcggatattttaaggagtttggtaagcttcgggtcaattttagaagtccagggttgaaacgataatttttttggtttccaagggcaaaatggtcattttgcacccggggtgagattttggtcctagcagcgccctgagcacaaatcatgatatttttaaatgtacatgcatcacgtttatgatttttttacgctattataataattatggtgcatgcttggtttaaaggaattaagagagaaaaagtaagaaagtgaagagcactccctctccgccgcgccgcgtcgttatttcgtttgtattctgtcaaaacaaaccaaggcatgtttatatcttctttcactattcaatcaagccatataggtatttttaaatatcgcaagtacatgattttaatgtaagaagatcgaaatttttcatatttaatgatgttataattatatcacgtgcaaaatattcattttgagatttatgcgatattgcttgtggccactttactatcatgggattattacttcacccggttgCCAGTTActggtcatgggagcattactaaatccggtcgtcagttaccggtccggtcgccagttaccggtcagttcagttcatttcagtttcacccagtatactgtggcattagtctgatcagacaaacattACTAAAcacggtcaccagttaccggtcagttcagttcagttcaggggccacttgcaTATACCATAATCTCAATAGAAAATTATTAAATGCTATTTTATTAccgggctccaaggagcaaacattttcactatgattttcaattcagttatgcacgtattataattgctcatgacaagttattttcgcattatgcctcatgatatttttatcccatgcaaattttactatattattatttactcgttatttacgatatatgcatgttgagtctttagactcactagacttgattgttgtaggtgccgatgatgtcggggccgaggacggggaccggtgagctagcttgggtcggcagtagtggaacccgaggacctcatttacagcacttgtcattttttttatgatcaaacattttatcagttgttggatactttaacttattattttggcgggtaataatttcttccgctgctattttgaacatttaaacttgatttatcagttgattttgtgaatgaggcaattttgattaatttaaaaagaaaattttaaatttttccgcaaattttcaaacacggatTTCTAGGCCTCTACAATGCAtgttaatgaaaatcactcaaaacGATTTGAAAGTTTCTGTTTTAGATGCGGCACTCCAGAACATTGAtcccgtatttgtcgagccctCGAGCACCTTTGTAAGCTCTATAAAGATTTGATAAAACGGAAAGAAAAAGAGACCGACTTCATTGAATACAATGActgtttgagtgattcaactcattttgattctgcagattttctgaatgatttttctgaaaatgatcAAGCtgctaatgttttattgtataattattatatgtCTTATATTTTTCAATGAATTACAcatgtattgtcagtaatttttctattgcatatttttttttgaagttcaaatatggaaactgCTATGAACAAAACTAAATAAGGAACTAATCCatggaagtttgcatacctgatagtcgtacaacgcacactattctccgagaaaaaatatattttttggaaccaaaaccaacaaaaaaataatggtgaatacaatatcaggtcttgTAGACTTAATAAAATGTTGTGGTAAAGTAtattttttgttacctaatgatACAAAATTTCTGATAAATGATGAtttgtattcaccacaatcaaaaagaatttttttgagttttaatgacatatattcccatgggtatgatactcacaCAATAAATGAAGGAATTGAGAAATATATGTATCTTactatgggttaaagcaatctgGCTAAATATGGTATAATCGGCTAAGTGAATACTTAATGAAAAAGATATATGTAAACAATTCAATATGCCCGTacgttttcattaagaaaacatcatccggatgcgtaattattgctatatatgttcatgatttatacataattggaacgaataagaaaattcaagaatttgTGTCGTACTTAAAGGAATAATTTGTAATGAAGGATCTTGAAAAAACAAAGTATTGTCTGAGTTTGCAAATTGAATAAAAAGAAtatgaaatatttcttcacagTCAAATTATACAAAAAATGTCCTtaatccattccgtccatgtgaagatgatgaagttaTTCTTGGTTCataagtaccatatctaagtgttaTTGGTTGCCTTATGTATCTTGCAAATTGCACAcgacctgatatatcttttgctgtaaatttattggcaagatttagctcatatccaacaaaaaGACACTAGAatagaattaaacatatattatgttatctacaaggaacgaaagacttgggacttttgtattcaaaaggtACCAATCAAAGCATAATTGGTTATCCTGATGTTGGGTATTTATTTGATCCACATAAAGCACGTTCCCAAaccggatatgtatttactcgtggaggcactgcaatttcttggcgttcacagaaacaaacacttgTAACAACTTCGTCAAATCACGCTGAGATTATTGTGCTACATAAAGCAAGCCGTGAATGTGTATGGCTAAAATCAATTAccgaacatatccaaatctcaagcCGATTATCATTCGACAGGAAGTCtatgatactatatgaagataatgctgcatgtgttacTTAAATGAAAGAGATATACATAAAAAAgtgacagaactaaacatattcaccataagttcttcgcattcacccaaGAGCTTGAGAAGACTAACGATTTCGATATTCGTTACATTCAATCAAGTAAAAAAATCATCATATCTCTTCACAAAGTCActtcctacgacaatattcagaaaacatatatataacatTGAGATGCTCAATctacaaaatttttgaagaattgTTCGTGTTAACATGAGGGGGAATTTACATTattgcactctttttcccttactatatATGTCTCAAAGGGTTTTCCCAGTAAATTTTTCAACGAGGCAATATAAAatcacgtaatgaagacaatcattatattacgatcatcatcacaagggagATTGTTAAAAATAAAGAGTTGTGTTGAAAATAAAGAGTTGAAATTATTGAATATTGAGAATAAGAgttgaaaatattgaaaattagtgtgtgatgatatatgtaatgatgtatttatttttggattatttccaaagaaattctataaatagatctctcaatTTGCGAAGAAGAACACAATTGAGtggataaaatttataaaaatgtgtagtttaatatattttgtgagtttgagatttttgctttttaccgtaaatttttacttaTAGCAGTATCAACATAGTTGCAACAAAAGATATATGTATTTCAAAATGGTAACCGCTACAATTTTAAAAATCGGTTCGACATGACGTACTAAGTGGCGCTCGTACGCTTGCACACAAGTCAAGTCTTTTGCAGTTCAAATCAGGTTATTGCACTGCCTGTGCCGCGTATGCGAGAGAAAACTTATTGACCAATCATTCTTACAATTTCATAAATGAAAGTGTAACATAATATAAGCTCACTTATACAACTTTATTTTTCCTACGTGGAACAAACCTATCACTCTTTAATTTTCATTCACACACAAGGAAAACTCGTAATATTGggttgtgtgtgtatatatatatatatatatatatatatatatatatatatatatatatatataggggcCCTCCCCTTTGAATTGGTACCGGGAAGGTTTAAGATTTTAGAATGCAGTTAAAAGTGGGTGGCTAGCGGAAAGGATGGTTGTTCTAGATATATATAATCCAACAATTGTAACCATAAAATAAAGCATATTTACATACATAACTGGCAACTTGCCTACGGAAACATTAGGTTCATAACCGAAGAAACATGTGCAACGTGTTTCAGGATGTTTGCTGGAAGAAAGAAGATTATCATCAAGTAGCAAATGCGTTACACTCTTCCAGTAATTTAAGGATGTTGCCTTCCGGGGCACTAATCGACGGCACAATAGCTCTGCTCGAAACGGGGCGAGGTTTTTGGCTGTGTGTCTCGGATTTGGTCGACGAGGGCATGGGAACGACGGGAAGATCGGGCTTTCTTACTTGCTCTTTCCATATTCTTCCATGAGTTCCGTCCTAAAGATCAAATTCGATCAACTTAAATATCATATACTTATATGTACTGGGGTCGCAgccaaaaattaaagaaaaaaatctAAACGTATTGTTTAAAACTTGATGTTTGGATGAAGATATTCATATGAAGTTACGTAAATTTACATTAAGCATGGATGGTTCTGGCAACGGACACGGGATTGGTCTATCAAGATCGAGAGGCTCCATCGGGTGAGCTACCGGCTTGAACTCGAAAGCGATTTCGATACTCTGCGTGGCAATGGATACAGCCGTGGCTATAGTTGCAGCACTTGTTGTCTCTAAACTTGAAGGCAAAACTTCACGTTCATCCTGCATATACACATactcacacacacatatatataatcgttcattttacatatatatatatatatatatatatataatatataactcATCAAATGTATTGATTCGTTTTCTTGTTCATCATATAATTAAAtggaaacccaaaaaaaaaaaacaaagaaaaaaagaagaagagatgTAGCTACTCACAACCGCACTCTGAGTCCGACGATGTCCGCTGCTCACATAAAATCTTGAAAACATTCCCACCATTTTTCACacaaaataacaacaataattcaATATTTAGCCGATCTTTTGGCTTCTAAATATAACGTATTATATGTGTACATATAGGTCATAAAACGTTAgaatttcttactcaataatGCAGAGAAGATGGAGTTCGTGGAAGATAATGAGTGGTTTTGAAAAGTTAGGTTGTGGTTTTGTTTTCTGTTGGGATTGATTCCCTTTACTTATCTGAATTGAATtgatcatttaaataaattaaacaaaGTATTACAGATGTAATACTAAAGCATGCGGTGGATTAAAGAATTCATGGCAGGGAATCCATCAATCAAAACATGATAAGCTTTTTAAATGATGATGATCACTTAGATTATGTTTGTTGCTCACAATTTCaacaatatttaattttaatttcttccaatatttaatttttcttccaGCTATATATGATTGAAATTATTGGCCATTTGTGTGTATTATTGTGAAATCATTCGCtccattttgtgccaagttttcgGTTTATTAATAAATATCTACGGTATAATTGACCTCCTTTAGTTTTGGcacacatataatttttttttatgacacTCTTTGGTACGTACCCTATATTAATTAGGAATATGATGAACAAACAGTTAATCAACAAATTTTTCACTACATGAGAACCCGCGATCGTTATCACTCGATGAATATTGGGTAAACTCTCAAATTAATGTAGTAGTATATAAATCATGTAAGTTGGACAAACAACATTGAGTACGATAGACTCGTCCGATAAAGTATTTGTTGGTAAGAAGAATAGAGCCCTTGATTATCAGTTTATTGCTTACTTAGTCCACCGACTCGAACATCGTTGAAGGCTACCAACAACAATTATTTATTCACATTTCTAGTGCATATATTATTAACATCCTATCCTCTTGACGCTTCATTTGCTTTTCCATCAAAGTATTCATTCcatctttatttttctttaaatattttatctttactcatttatttttcttaattaaaGTCTCTTATGGAtacattttcttcttctttcgaTTGAAATTAAAAATGGCAGTATCTATTATAGAATTATACTTTGaccagtatatatatatatatatatatatatacacacacacagacAGTTTTTCTATGTCTTATCTCACCAATAATGAACCACGTGGAAGCCGACATTTGACTCTTTGAGTTTTAATATATATAGAACAGTGTAATGAAAATATATGTGGGCTATGTTTAGCTGAGACAATATTCGACTATTTGAgctattttaatatattatatatagacAGATATAATATGATATGGTACGTAGATAAGGTATTGAAAATGCATGATATTGACAGTTTTTATCTCGATGAAATGATTTAAACAGAATATTATTGTATTATGAATTGAAAAACATCACAGTATTCTACAATTACCGAGCTAGATTTTGCATTTATGTATAGAAGGGCCGTCACACTTCGACACTTTGATTGTTACGAATTATAACTTGAGCGTCAGAGAGAATTCACATAACCACTTGGTTTAAGTCGGCGTAATGACTGGCCGTTGATTGCGGAGAGGGAGAGTGTGTATTTGTCAAGAAATTGATAATGTTTGCTATAACATCAAGATTGTGATGCCATGGAATACGTGTGTTCTAAATCTTTGTATTTTAGGTTATCTCCAAGACTCCAACAAATTGCACTGTCTGAGCACGATTTTTGTACCAAAATATATAGCACAATTTCTGCACCAAACTCACAACTCCTCTCCtgctattatatatttaaaacaaataaattattCCAGTAAAAATCTGTCTataaaattattgatatatcaatatatttaatttattgtaattaatttaattaacagAATTTTTATTCtgtaaatcatatatatatattttacgtTGCTAAATTGGCATCTTCAGAAACTGCTCAAATTTCGTTTGATGGCTTATATTGCAGGCCAAAATAGGTCAGTTTGTGTTTACGGTAGGGTGTGGTTGAAGGGCTTCTCCAGGATAAAACTGATCTCTCTCTCCCTCTCTCTCTTTCTCAAATTAATCCACTGgtttacaatatttttttttttcaatttttgtcTTTATTTTTTACCGGAATGATGATGTGTACATCAGAAACATTAGTAATTTCCAATGTCACGTAAGAATTCTGATGAAAAATGATcaaaattgaaagaaaaacaatATAAATTTGTAGATTAAAATTGTGAATTGACCGATAACAAgacgaaaataaaaaaaaaattggcatgAAATTATATGAAGATTGTACCTATGGAACCACAAAATGTCCCGAGGAGACACAGATTATTAAGCATGAATGTGATGATAAGCACGCTTAGAACGAAGGGTTTAGTTTTCATCCACGTTTCtgttaaatgataaaaatataaaagttcttttttctcatttttttttcatgtatccatttataaaaaaaaatgaactaATCTAGATCAACCCTAGATTTGTCACGCAAGTTGAATATTATATCATAGAGAAATGCCACTAATTTCACCTTAATTACAAAATTTCTTACTAGACAAAtttatccttatttattgttttttttatataataacatttTGATTTGACCTTAAAAACACATATAATACTTATGCATGATACCAACTTGACTTTTTAGGTTGTATAGAATCTTTCTTTTTACATCAAATTTTGATGATTGACAAAATAACATTAAGTTATTATATGAAAACCAACAAatatattgttttgtatttCGGGTTTCCGATTGCTGATGCAAAGTCCAGCCGCTCCAGTGCTTTAGTGCTTTATTCTTCACCAGTTGAAGATCATCTAATCTCTGACCACCCTCCATTAAATAAATATCTTTACTAGCTAACCACCAGTCAGAATGTCCAAAGAAAGTGGATACTCTACTTCCAATTGTTATGAAACTGCCAGTTTTGGTATAAGGAACAATATCTCATTAACTCTCGATGTGACAGAAAGTTTCTTAAAATATCCAGAGTCAAATCAGTTTTTCAAAAACTGTGAGTTTTAAATtgctaaataaaataaatactaAAATGGTCATTTAATGAAATATACCTCGTCTGATAGCGACAATTTCATTCTGTCAAGAACTGATACAAGTGATCGTTGAAAAGCTTTATCCGATAATTGAAGTTTTCAACTATATATAGATGCATATTCAGtttcaaaaaagaaaagaataaCATAAAAACTTTGTGCATCTTTCAAATTTGCATTATCAAAAAATCTTTGAGCACACTTGTAAGAAACACTTCAAGTTTGCTCAATCAACACATGCTTGTCAGAATACATTAGATCTTCTAAGGATCAGTTTATGCTACTTCACCAACTCAAGCCATTACAAGCTAATAATAGTTTAATGAATTagttgtctggtgaacaaatgGTTCTTAAAAAGCCAGATTTGTAAATgattactaagagtttcaaccTAAGCATTTGATAAGTTTTAATTGAACTGAGTTGTTACAAGTCGTAAAactaaagtcttttagtggaatcctttcTAAGTggaagaaagggtgacgtaggaatATTTGTCTCTGATTAAATATTTGTCTCATTTACTTGACACATTTATCTTTATTCGTTCTAGATACTTGTTTGAATATATACTTTATCACTATCTAAACTGAGCCGTTTCCGCACTTATATATTTTAAGTGGTTTAGTGAAGTCAGTCGTTCAAAGATATTTGTTTTaacaacataatttttttaggaCGACtcgttttcaaataaaatattttaaagagtctattcacccccctctaaactctgtTCTGATTCCAACAAATGATATTAGAGCGGGTTTTTCCTTGAACTTTGATTAATATATATTCAATGGCATCTTTAAATAAGATCCCAATATTCTCCGAAGAATATTATGACCATTGGAAAATCCGAAAACAAACACATCTAGTCCCTCAAGTCGATGAGATGTACTATTCATgacaaacggtccaataaagaTCTTAAAAACAAATACAACATTTGTAGTGAACAAAGTGTACTTGATGATAAGAAGAAAGTTAATCTTGACAACGTGGCCAATGACATTCTTTACAAGACCTTGACAAGAATATGTTCAACAAGATAAAAAAATGTTCCGCGGCAAAGGAGATATGGGAAAAGCTAACCCAAATTTGTGAGGGAACGATCAAACCAAAAAGAACTAATTGACCATTGCAATCTAGAAATTTGTGCAAAGGCGAAGCTCAATGAGACTCTCAAtgattttgatgaaagattTAGCAGTATTGTTACTGAACTAGCATCTCTTAGTAAATAATACTCTAACTGTGAACTTGCTTTGAAGGTTATGAGAGCATTTTCCAAAGAATGAGATGTAAAGACAATGGCTATGAGGGAGTCCAAGGACCTTAGCAAACTCGAGATGTAGGACATATTTGTTGATCTTATAAGATACGAGGTCGAGCTGTTATCCTAACGGAAGAAGATCCATCAACTCCTCAACATACTAAAGCTCTATTAGCCACAACATCAACTCCAATAACAATGAAGAAGCTTCTAGCATGAAATCTTTTGAACATATAAGCAATAAAACAATGtatttatttgttaaaaaatGTGGAAAATTAACGAGGAAAAATCAGCCTAAATTCaagttttatcataaaaatgaCCAATTTGATGACAATCAAGCTTTTTTTAACTATGGAAAAAATGTCATTTCATTGCGGATTGCAACATGCCAAAGAAAGACGATAAGAAGCCATTTGAGAATTAACAATCCAAATATGAGAAGAGATGTTACAAGAAGAAAATGAACCAAAAAGTTCTAGTTGCTTAATCAAAAACAAGTGGGATGATTCAGACTCGGAACAATCAAGTTCAAAGACATCTATAGATAGAGTGATGATGAGAAGGTTAAGTATTTCATGGCAGATTCTGAGCCCGACACTTAAGATGTTGCGCTGGAAATTGTCGATGACATGCTATTTGATTTTTACTCAAATAAATTTACACGAGAGGATCTTGTCACAACATTGTATAGCATGGTATATGAGTATAAAGACTTTATCAATGTTCGAGAAAGCTAAAACAGAAAGCAAGGACCTAAAAGACAAGTCAAGCAACTCAAGTTGTTTGCAGTGAAAAGAACTTAATAGTCTAAGGGTAAAAGTCGATTTGTTAGCAACCGAGAATTATTATATGCGAAAAGTGTTCCAAGTAActattaatgaaataaatagtTAATGTTGTTAGTCAATTCTTGGAACAAGTTTTTTCTCTCAGTTGAGAAGATGCGTGAATTGCAAAAATCAGTTGGAGAAAAAATCGACCCTAGGGTTTGGCAATAATGAGGGTAGTTCTTCTGATGTGAATATTCAATCAAGTCTATACAAAGTGAAGTCTAACATGATAAACATTGTCTGATCTAGCATGATATATGAACATGATCATCCAAAATCCCAACCTAAACAGAATGTAAATTTTGAGAATAATGTCAAACATAGGGGTTTAGGCTATATCGAATCATAGAGTTATAAGTCCTACCGAACATGGCTTAAATGCAGGAAAAATCAAGCTAGTTCCACCTGCTCAAATTGGTCTCACAGAAAACCAAGTCCAACCGAACATTACTGTGTGAATAGGGAGTCCGGTGATTACCACAATTGTAGATATGTTCAAAAAAGATATAGACTAAATGAGAATGGTTTGGGTGAGAGAGAGAACACATCCTacattttcatcattttatgcatagtTTCACACTCTTTTGGATACACACACGAGCAAGATGGTCAGGCTAATTCAAGTATGGGTCTTGAAAGGATATTCCGTTTAGGACCCAACTGGTTTTGGGTaccaaaattttgttgattgatTTCAGTCTTAAAAGAAAAACATCATCAAAGAAAAAATATGGTTTCTAGATAGTGGATGTTCAAGGTACATGCAAGTGATATCAAGTTGTTGCCCGATGTAATTGATTACACAAAACAAATAATTACATTTGGTGTCAACTCCAAGGCTAAGGCCGTAGGTAATGATAAGATTCTCCATGACTAGGTAATTATTAAAGATATCTTATTGGTTGAAAATTTGAGCTATAATCTGATTAACATTACTCAAATATGTGAAAATGGCT is a window encoding:
- the LOC140814760 gene encoding uncharacterized protein isoform X2, with product MVGMFSRFYVSSGHRRTQSAVDEREVLPSSLETTSAATIATAVSIATQSIEIAFEFKPVAHPMEPLDLDRPIPCPLPEPSMLNDGTHGRIWKEQVRKPDLPVVPMPSSTKSETHSQKPRPVSSRAIVPSISAPEGNILKLLEECNAFAT
- the LOC140814760 gene encoding uncharacterized protein isoform X1, producing the protein MINSIQISKGNQSQQKTKPQPNFSKPLIIFHELHLLCIIEFYVSSGHRRTQSAVDEREVLPSSLETTSAATIATAVSIATQSIEIAFEFKPVAHPMEPLDLDRPIPCPLPEPSMLNDGTHGRIWKEQVRKPDLPVVPMPSSTKSETHSQKPRPVSSRAIVPSISAPEGNILKLLEECNAFAT